The following are encoded in a window of Streptomyces sp. Go-475 genomic DNA:
- a CDS encoding sugar ABC transporter ATP-binding protein, translating to MSGLLPSPLLTLRGIGKSFLGVRVLDGVDLQVRPGEVHAVVGENGAGKSTLMKVVSGVHQPDEGTVEFAGAPRMFRTPREARQAGIGIVYQELTLLPERTVAENVCLGREPLRRGLVDRRAMLSQTAGLLASIGEGSIPPDTRVGRLGVAQQQVVEIVKALALDARLLIMDEPTAALADHEVDQLYALVRRLQEHGIGVLYVSHRLKEVFDLSSRITVLKDGRAVAALDTADTSADQLVHHMVGRELSSYYPARADPQELGPVRLTVRGGGNRKLRDIDLRLRAGEVLGVGGLQGSGRSALARALFGAAPFSTGRVTVDGAPVRLRSPRAAIRAGIAYVSEDRKGEGIVAGQSVLDNALLAARAVRAVRAVGPGRLGRGARTARVRELLAAVELRAAGEEQEIRFLSGGNQQKVVLARWLALAPRILLFDEPTRGIDVGAKSAIHDLVRRLARDGAAVLMVSSELPELLGMSDRIIVMRDGRIAGELPAGASEEDVVALAVGTAREAAG from the coding sequence ATGTCTGGCCTGCTGCCGTCGCCGCTGCTCACTCTGCGAGGCATCGGCAAGTCGTTCCTCGGCGTGCGAGTGCTCGACGGCGTCGACCTCCAGGTCCGGCCGGGCGAGGTGCACGCGGTCGTGGGTGAGAACGGTGCCGGCAAGTCCACGCTCATGAAGGTGGTGTCCGGCGTCCACCAGCCTGACGAGGGAACGGTCGAGTTCGCCGGCGCACCGCGGATGTTCCGCACCCCGCGTGAGGCCCGACAGGCCGGAATCGGCATCGTCTACCAGGAGCTGACCCTGCTGCCCGAGCGCACCGTCGCGGAGAACGTCTGTCTGGGCCGTGAGCCCCTGCGCCGGGGGCTCGTCGACCGCAGGGCGATGCTCAGCCAGACCGCGGGGCTCCTCGCCTCGATCGGGGAGGGCTCGATACCGCCCGACACGCGCGTGGGACGACTCGGCGTGGCGCAACAACAGGTGGTCGAGATCGTCAAGGCGCTCGCCCTCGACGCGCGGCTGCTCATCATGGACGAGCCCACCGCGGCTCTGGCCGACCACGAAGTCGACCAGCTCTACGCGCTCGTACGGCGGCTGCAGGAGCACGGGATAGGCGTGCTGTACGTCTCGCACCGCCTCAAGGAGGTCTTCGACCTGTCCAGCCGGATCACCGTGCTCAAGGACGGCCGGGCGGTGGCCGCCTTGGACACCGCGGACACCAGCGCCGATCAGCTGGTGCATCACATGGTCGGCCGCGAGCTGTCGAGCTACTACCCTGCCCGGGCCGATCCGCAGGAGCTGGGCCCGGTGCGGCTGACCGTCCGGGGCGGAGGCAACCGGAAGCTGCGCGACATCGACCTGCGGCTGCGCGCCGGCGAAGTGCTCGGCGTCGGCGGCCTGCAGGGCTCCGGCCGGTCGGCGCTGGCCCGCGCACTGTTCGGCGCCGCACCGTTCAGCACCGGCCGGGTGACCGTCGACGGAGCGCCGGTCCGGCTGCGCTCGCCCCGCGCCGCGATACGGGCCGGTATCGCCTACGTCTCCGAGGACCGCAAGGGCGAGGGGATCGTCGCCGGGCAGTCGGTGCTCGACAACGCGCTGTTGGCCGCCCGCGCCGTCCGCGCCGTCCGCGCCGTCGGCCCAGGCCGGCTCGGCCGCGGTGCCCGTACCGCGCGGGTCCGGGAGCTGCTCGCGGCCGTCGAGCTTCGCGCCGCGGGGGAGGAGCAGGAGATCCGCTTCCTGTCCGGGGGCAACCAGCAGAAGGTCGTGCTGGCCAGATGGCTCGCGCTCGCCCCGAGGATCCTGCTCTTCGACGAGCCGACCCGCGGCATCGACGTGGGCGCCAAGTCGGCGATCCACGATCTCGTCCGCCGGCTGGCCCGCGACGGCGCCGCCGTGCTGATGGTCTCGTCCGAACTGCCCGAACTGCTCGGTATGAGCGACCGGATCATCGTCATGCGCGACGGCCGGATCGCCGGAGAGCTACCCGCCGGCGCGAGTGAGGAGGATGTCGTCGCCCTGGCGGTCGGCACCGCGCGGGAGGCGGCCGGATGA